A genomic segment from Sciurus carolinensis chromosome 1, mSciCar1.2, whole genome shotgun sequence encodes:
- the LOC124987407 gene encoding olfactory receptor 10J5, translated as MKRKNFTEVTEFIFLGFSSFGKHQTTLFVVFLTIYILTLTGNIIIVTITCVDHRLYTPMYFFLSMLASSETVYTLVIVPRMLFSLIFHNQPISLPDCATQMFFFVTLATNNCFLLTAMGYDRYVAICEPLRYMVIMSKGMCARLVCGSFGTGLVMAILQVTAMFNLPFCGTVVDHFFCDIYPVMKLSCVDTTINEIINYGVSSFVILVPIGLISISYVLIIYSILKIASTEGRKKAFATCASHLTVVVVHYGCASIAYLKPKSESSVEKDLLLSMTYIIITPLLNPVVYSLRNKEVKDALHRAMGRSIS; from the coding sequence atgaagagaaagaactTCACAGAAGTGACAGAATTCATCTTCTTGGGATTCTCTAGCTTTGGAAAACATCAAACGACCCTCTTTGTGGTTTTCCTAACCATCTACATTTTAACTCTGACTGGAAACATCATCATTGTGACTATCACCTGTGTTGACCATCGCCTctacactcccatgtacttcttcctgagCATGCTGGCTAGTTCAGAGACGGTATACACACTGGTCATTGTCCCACGAATGcttttcagtcttatttttcaTAACCAGCCTATCTCCTTGCCAGATTGTGCAActcaaatgttcttttttgtCACCTTGGCAACTAATAATTGCTTCCTTCTCACAGCAATGGGCTATGACCGCTACGTGGCTATCTGTGAGCCCCTGAGGTACATGGTCATCATGAGCAAAGGAATGTGTGCCAGGTTGGTATGTGGGTCCTTTGGCACTGGTCTGGTTATGGCGATTCTCCAAGTGACAGCCATGTTTAACTTGCCCTTCTGTGGCACAGTGGTGGatcacttcttctgtgacattTACCCAGTCATGAAACTTTCTTGTGTTGATACCACTATCAATGAAATAATTAATTATGGTGTGAGTTCATTTGTGATTCTTGTGCCTATAGGCCTCATATCCATCTCCTATGTTCTAATCATTTATTCCATCCTCAAAATTGCCTCCACGGAGGGTCGGAAGAAGGCCTTtgccacctgtgcctcccacctgACTGTGGTCGTTGTCCACTATGGTTGTGCCTCCATTGCCTACCTCAAGCCCAAGTCAGAAAGTTCTGTAGAAAAAGACCTTCTTCTCTCCATGACCTACATTATCATCACTCCCCTGCTGAACCCCGTTGTTTACAGtctgaggaacaaggaggtcAAGGATGCCCTACACAGAGCTATGGGTAGAAGCATTTCTTAA